Proteins from one Streptomyces genisteinicus genomic window:
- the ptsP gene encoding phosphoenolpyruvate--protein phosphotransferase: METTLRGVGVSHGVAIGEVRHMGTAVLEPPAKQIPPHEAEREQGRARQAVEAVAADLIARGNLAGGEAQGVLEAQAMMAQDPELMADVERRVAVGSTAERAVYDAFAAYRALLAGAGEYLAGRVADLDDVRNRIVARLLGVPMPGVPDSDEPYVLIARDLAPADTALLDPSLVLGFVTEEGGPTSHSAILARALGVPAVVALPGAGELAEGTLIAVDGSTGEIFVEPTAEKRSAMERAAAERKAALAASTGPGATSDGHKVPLLANVGGPGDIPAAVDAGAEGVGLFRTEFLFLDDSSHAPSEEKQVEAYRQVLEAFPEGRVVVRVLDAGADKPLDFLTPADEPNPALGVRGLRSLLDHPEVLRTQLTALAKAARGLPVYLEVMAPMVADRTDAKAFADACRDAGLEAKFGAMVEIPSAALRARSILQEVEFLSLGTNDLAQYTFAADRQVGAVSRLQDPWQPALLDLVALSAEAAKAEGKSCGVCGEAASDPVLACVLTGLGVTSLSMGAASIPYVRATLAKYTLAQCERAAAAARAADTADEARSAAQAVLSGE; the protein is encoded by the coding sequence ATGGAGACAACGCTGCGAGGCGTCGGCGTGAGCCACGGTGTGGCGATCGGCGAGGTGCGGCACATGGGCACGGCGGTCCTGGAGCCGCCGGCCAAGCAGATCCCGCCGCACGAGGCGGAGCGCGAGCAGGGACGTGCGCGCCAGGCCGTGGAGGCGGTCGCGGCCGACCTGATCGCCCGCGGCAACCTCGCCGGCGGAGAGGCCCAGGGCGTGCTCGAGGCGCAGGCCATGATGGCTCAGGACCCCGAGCTGATGGCCGACGTGGAGCGCCGTGTCGCGGTGGGCAGCACGGCGGAGCGCGCGGTGTACGACGCCTTCGCCGCCTACCGGGCGCTGCTGGCCGGTGCGGGCGAGTACCTCGCGGGACGGGTGGCCGACCTCGACGACGTGCGGAACCGGATCGTGGCGCGGCTGCTCGGCGTGCCGATGCCGGGCGTCCCCGACAGTGACGAGCCCTATGTGCTCATCGCCCGTGACCTGGCGCCGGCCGACACCGCGCTGCTCGACCCGTCGCTGGTCCTCGGATTCGTGACCGAGGAGGGCGGGCCGACCAGCCACAGCGCCATCCTGGCGCGGGCCCTCGGGGTGCCCGCGGTCGTCGCCCTGCCCGGTGCGGGGGAACTGGCCGAGGGCACGCTGATCGCGGTCGACGGCAGCACAGGTGAGATCTTCGTGGAGCCGACGGCGGAGAAGCGGTCCGCGATGGAGCGCGCGGCGGCCGAGCGGAAGGCGGCGCTGGCCGCGTCCACCGGTCCGGGCGCCACCTCCGACGGGCACAAGGTGCCCCTGCTCGCCAACGTGGGCGGGCCCGGCGACATCCCTGCGGCGGTCGACGCCGGGGCAGAGGGTGTCGGCCTCTTCCGTACCGAGTTCCTCTTCCTCGACGACAGCAGCCACGCGCCTTCCGAGGAGAAGCAGGTCGAGGCGTACCGCCAGGTGCTGGAGGCGTTCCCGGAGGGGCGCGTGGTGGTGCGGGTGCTCGACGCCGGTGCGGACAAGCCGCTGGACTTCCTGACCCCCGCCGACGAGCCCAACCCCGCACTCGGCGTACGCGGGCTGCGCTCGCTGCTCGATCACCCCGAGGTGCTGCGGACCCAGCTGACGGCGCTGGCGAAGGCGGCCCGCGGGCTGCCCGTCTATCTCGAGGTCATGGCTCCGATGGTGGCCGACCGCACCGACGCCAAGGCGTTCGCCGACGCGTGCCGGGACGCCGGGCTGGAGGCGAAGTTCGGGGCGATGGTGGAGATCCCCTCCGCCGCGCTGCGGGCACGTTCGATCCTCCAGGAGGTCGAGTTCCTCTCCCTGGGGACGAACGACCTGGCGCAGTACACGTTCGCCGCGGACCGGCAGGTGGGCGCGGTGTCCCGGCTCCAGGACCCGTGGCAGCCGGCGCTGCTGGACCTCGTGGCGCTCTCCGCCGAGGCGGCGAAGGCCGAGGGCAAGAGCTGTGGCGTCTGTGGTGAGGCCGCCTCCGATCCGGTGCTGGCCTGTGTGCTGACGGGGCTCGGTGTGACGTCGCTGTCCATGGGCGCGGCGTCCATCCCTTACGTGCGGGCCACGCTCGCGAAGTACACGCTGGCGCAGTGCGAGCGTGCCGCGGCCGCGGCACGTGCGGCCGACACCGCCGACGAGGCGCGGTCGGCCGCGCAGGCGGTGCTGTCCGGCGAGTGA
- a CDS encoding mannose-1-phosphate guanyltransferase, with protein MKAVVMAGGEGTRLRPMTSSMPKPLLPVANRPIMEHVLRLLKRHGLTETVVTVQFLASLVKNYFGDGEELGMELTYANEEKPLGTAGSVKNAEEALKDDAFLVISGDALTDFDLTDLIAFHKEKGALVTVCLTRVPNPLEFGITIVDEEGKVERFLEKPTWGQVFSDTVNTGIYVMEPEVFDYVEADVPVDWSGDVFPQLMKEGKPIFGYVAEGYWEDVGTHESYVKAQADVLERKVDVELDGFEISPGVWVAEGAEVHPDAVLRGPLYIGDYAKVEPGVEIREHTVIGSNVVVKSGAFLHKAVIHDNVYVGQQSNLRGCVVGKNTDIMRASRIEDGAVIGDECLIGEESIVQGNVRVYPFKTIEAGAFVNTSVIWESRGQAHLFGARGVTGILNVEITPEVVVRLAGAYATTLKKGATVTTARDHSRGARALKRAVISALQASAIDVRDLENVPLPVARQQTARGSAGGIMIRTSPGVPDSVDIMFFDARGADLSQGGQRKLDRVYARQEYRRAFPGEIGDLHFPSSVFDSYTGSLLRNVDTTGIADSGLKVVVDASNGSAGLVLPSLLGRLGVDALTINPGLDESRPTESVESRRAGMVRLGEIVASARAAFGVRFDPVGERFSLVDERGRIVEDDRALLVLLDLVAAERRSGRVALPVTTTRIAEQVAAYHGTQVEWTTTSPDDLTRVGREDTTIFGGDGRGGFIVPEFSSVFDGAAAFVRLVGLVARTQLTLSQIDARIPRAHVLKRDLATPWAVKGLVMRRVVEAAGDRHVDTTDGVRVVEADGRWVMVLPDPAEAVTHLWAEGPDDTSAQALLDEWAAVVDSAGK; from the coding sequence ATGAAGGCCGTCGTGATGGCTGGTGGCGAAGGAACCAGGCTTCGCCCCATGACCTCGAGCATGCCCAAGCCGCTCCTGCCGGTGGCCAACCGGCCCATCATGGAGCATGTGCTGAGGCTGCTGAAACGGCACGGACTGACCGAGACCGTGGTCACCGTGCAGTTCCTCGCGTCGCTGGTCAAGAATTACTTCGGGGACGGCGAAGAGCTCGGTATGGAGCTCACCTACGCGAACGAGGAGAAGCCGCTCGGTACCGCGGGGAGCGTGAAGAACGCCGAGGAAGCGCTGAAGGACGACGCGTTCCTCGTCATTTCCGGTGACGCCCTCACCGATTTCGACCTGACCGACCTGATCGCCTTCCACAAGGAGAAGGGCGCGCTCGTCACGGTCTGCCTCACCCGCGTACCGAACCCGCTCGAATTCGGCATCACCATCGTCGACGAAGAGGGCAAGGTCGAACGCTTCCTGGAGAAGCCGACCTGGGGCCAGGTCTTCTCCGACACGGTCAACACCGGAATCTACGTCATGGAGCCCGAGGTTTTCGACTACGTCGAGGCCGACGTCCCCGTCGACTGGTCCGGGGACGTCTTCCCCCAGCTCATGAAGGAGGGCAAGCCCATCTTCGGCTACGTCGCCGAGGGCTACTGGGAGGACGTCGGCACCCACGAGAGCTATGTGAAGGCGCAGGCGGACGTCCTCGAACGCAAGGTGGACGTCGAACTCGACGGGTTCGAGATCTCGCCGGGAGTCTGGGTCGCGGAAGGCGCCGAGGTGCATCCCGACGCCGTGCTGCGCGGACCGCTCTACATCGGCGACTACGCGAAGGTCGAGCCGGGTGTCGAGATCCGCGAGCACACCGTCATCGGGTCCAACGTCGTCGTGAAGTCGGGCGCCTTCCTCCACAAGGCCGTCATCCACGACAACGTCTACGTCGGCCAGCAGAGCAACCTCCGCGGCTGCGTGGTCGGCAAGAACACGGACATCATGCGCGCCTCCCGGATCGAGGACGGCGCCGTGATCGGCGACGAGTGCCTCATCGGAGAGGAATCGATCGTCCAGGGCAACGTGCGGGTGTACCCGTTCAAGACGATCGAGGCCGGCGCCTTCGTCAACACCTCCGTCATCTGGGAGTCCCGGGGACAGGCGCACCTCTTCGGCGCCCGCGGCGTCACCGGCATCCTCAACGTGGAGATCACTCCCGAAGTGGTCGTCCGGCTCGCCGGCGCGTACGCCACGACCCTGAAGAAGGGCGCCACCGTCACCACGGCGCGTGACCACTCCCGCGGCGCGCGAGCGCTGAAGCGGGCCGTGATCTCCGCCCTCCAGGCCAGCGCGATCGACGTGCGCGACCTGGAGAACGTGCCACTGCCCGTCGCCCGGCAGCAGACCGCCCGGGGCAGCGCCGGCGGCATCATGATCCGGACGTCACCGGGTGTGCCCGACTCGGTGGACATCATGTTCTTTGACGCGCGGGGTGCCGACCTGTCCCAGGGCGGCCAGCGCAAGCTCGACCGCGTCTACGCGCGCCAGGAGTACCGGCGGGCCTTCCCCGGCGAGATCGGCGACCTGCACTTCCCGTCGAGCGTCTTCGACTCGTACACGGGATCGCTGCTGCGCAACGTGGACACCACCGGGATCGCCGACTCCGGGCTCAAGGTCGTCGTCGACGCGTCCAACGGCAGCGCCGGACTCGTCCTGCCCAGCCTCCTCGGCCGCCTCGGAGTGGACGCCCTGACGATCAACCCCGGACTCGACGAGTCCCGGCCGACCGAGTCGGTCGAGTCGCGAAGAGCAGGCATGGTCCGGCTCGGCGAGATCGTGGCCTCGGCACGGGCGGCGTTCGGCGTGCGGTTCGACCCGGTCGGCGAGCGGTTCTCGCTCGTCGACGAGCGCGGACGCATCGTGGAGGACGACCGGGCACTGCTGGTCCTCCTCGACCTGGTCGCGGCCGAGCGGCGCAGCGGGCGGGTGGCCCTGCCGGTGACCACGACGCGCATCGCCGAACAGGTCGCGGCCTACCACGGGACGCAGGTCGAATGGACGACCACGTCCCCGGACGACCTCACGCGCGTGGGCCGCGAGGACACCACCATCTTCGGCGGCGACGGGCGGGGCGGCTTCATCGTCCCGGAGTTCAGCAGCGTCTTCGACGGCGCGGCCGCGTTCGTCCGCCTGGTGGGCCTGGTGGCCCGGACGCAGCTCACGCTCAGCCAGATCGACGCCCGGATCCCGCGCGCCCACGTCCTGAAGCGCGACCTGGCCACCCCGTGGGCGGTCAAGGGCCTGGTGATGCGGCGGGTGGTCGAGGCCGCCGGTGACCGGCACGTCGACACCACCGACGGCGTGCGGGTGGTCGAGGCCGACGGGCGCTGGGTGATGGTGCTGCCCGACCCGGCCGAGGCCGTCACCCATCTGTGGGCCGAGGGGCCGGACGACACCTCCGCGCAGGCCCTGCTCGACGAGTGGGCGGCGGTCGTGGACAGCGCGGGGAAGTGA
- a CDS encoding acetoacetate--CoA ligase — MTSAANPAPLWQPDSDRIAAARVTRFQAWAAERHGAPADGGYAALHRWSVAELETFWGAVAEWFDIRFATPFTRVLGDRSMPGAQWFPGASLNYAEHALRTADDPARAHEPALLHVDETHEPAPVSWSELRRQVGALAAELRALGVRPGDRVSGYLPNIPEAVTALLATAAVGAVWTSCAPDFGARSVLDRFQQVEPVVLFTVDGYRYGGKEHDRTRTVAELRGELPSLRAVVHIPLLGTPAPEGALDWSAVTTGDAEPVYEHVPFDHPLWVLYSSGTTGLPKAIVQSQGGILLEHYKQLGLHCDLGPGDRFFWYTSTGWMMWNFLVSGLLTGTTVVLYDGSPGHPTTGAQWKIAEATGATLFGTSAAYVMACAKADVHPARDYDLSRIGCVATTGSPLPPDGFRWLHDEVADDLWIASVSGGTDVCSCFAGAVPTLPVHIGELQAACLGTDLQAWDPDGKPLVGEVGELVVTNPMPSMPIRFWNDPDGSRYHDSYFDVYPGVWRHGDWITITPTGSVVIHGRSDSTLNRQGVRMGSADIYEAVERLPEIRESLVIGVEQPDGGYWMPLFVHLAEGAELDDGLRDRIRRTIREQLSPRHVPDEIIEVPGVPHTLTGKRIEVPVKRLLQGTPLAKAVNPGSVDNLELLRLYEDIARSRA, encoded by the coding sequence ATGACCTCAGCAGCGAACCCTGCCCCGCTCTGGCAGCCAGACTCCGACCGCATCGCCGCCGCCCGGGTGACCCGCTTCCAGGCCTGGGCCGCCGAGCGCCACGGAGCACCGGCCGACGGCGGCTACGCGGCGCTGCACCGCTGGTCCGTGGCCGAACTCGAGACCTTCTGGGGCGCCGTCGCGGAGTGGTTCGACATCCGGTTCGCCACTCCCTTCACCCGGGTCCTGGGCGACAGGTCCATGCCGGGCGCGCAGTGGTTCCCCGGCGCCTCACTGAACTACGCCGAGCACGCCCTGCGCACCGCCGACGACCCGGCGCGGGCGCACGAACCCGCCCTGCTCCACGTGGACGAGACCCACGAACCGGCCCCGGTCAGCTGGAGCGAGCTGCGCCGCCAGGTCGGCGCGCTCGCCGCCGAACTCCGCGCGCTCGGCGTACGCCCCGGCGACCGGGTCAGCGGCTACCTCCCGAACATCCCCGAAGCGGTCACCGCGCTCCTCGCCACCGCGGCCGTCGGCGCGGTGTGGACCTCCTGCGCTCCCGACTTCGGCGCGCGCAGCGTCCTCGACCGCTTCCAGCAGGTCGAGCCGGTCGTCCTCTTCACCGTCGACGGCTACCGGTACGGGGGCAAGGAGCACGACCGCACACGCACCGTGGCGGAACTCCGCGGCGAACTTCCCTCGCTGCGGGCCGTCGTCCACATCCCGCTCCTCGGCACACCCGCCCCCGAGGGAGCCCTCGACTGGTCGGCGGTGACCACCGGGGACGCCGAGCCCGTCTACGAGCACGTCCCCTTCGACCACCCGCTGTGGGTCCTGTACTCCTCCGGCACCACCGGCCTGCCCAAGGCCATCGTCCAGTCCCAGGGCGGCATCCTCCTGGAGCACTACAAGCAGCTCGGCCTCCACTGCGACCTCGGACCCGGCGACCGCTTCTTCTGGTACACCTCCACCGGCTGGATGATGTGGAACTTCCTCGTCTCCGGCCTGCTGACCGGCACCACGGTCGTCCTCTACGACGGCAGCCCCGGCCACCCCACCACCGGCGCCCAGTGGAAGATCGCCGAGGCCACCGGCGCCACCCTCTTCGGCACCTCCGCCGCCTACGTGATGGCCTGCGCCAAGGCGGACGTGCACCCGGCCCGCGACTACGACCTCTCCCGGATCGGCTGCGTCGCCACCACCGGCTCCCCGCTTCCGCCCGACGGCTTCCGCTGGCTCCACGACGAGGTCGCCGACGACCTCTGGATCGCCTCCGTCAGCGGCGGCACCGACGTGTGCAGCTGCTTCGCCGGCGCCGTCCCCACCCTCCCCGTCCACATCGGCGAGCTCCAGGCCGCCTGCCTCGGCACCGACCTGCAGGCATGGGACCCCGACGGCAAGCCCCTCGTCGGCGAAGTCGGCGAGCTCGTGGTCACCAACCCCATGCCCTCCATGCCGATCCGCTTCTGGAACGACCCCGACGGCAGCCGCTACCACGACAGCTACTTCGACGTGTACCCCGGCGTCTGGCGCCACGGCGACTGGATCACGATCACCCCCACCGGCTCCGTCGTCATCCACGGGCGGTCCGACTCGACCCTCAACCGCCAGGGCGTACGGATGGGGTCCGCCGACATCTACGAAGCCGTCGAACGGCTCCCGGAGATCCGGGAGTCGCTCGTCATCGGAGTCGAGCAGCCGGACGGCGGCTACTGGATGCCCCTCTTCGTCCACCTCGCCGAAGGCGCCGAACTCGACGACGGCCTCCGCGACCGCATCAGGCGCACCATCCGCGAACAGCTCTCCCCGCGCCACGTCCCCGACGAGATCATCGAGGTCCCGGGCGTTCCCCACACCCTCACCGGCAAGCGCATCGAGGTCCCGGTGAAACGCCTCCTCCAGGGCACCCCGCTCGCCAAGGCCGTCAACCCGGGATCGGTCGACAACCTCGAACTCCTCCGCCTCTACGAGGACATCGCCCGCAGCCGCGCCTGA
- a CDS encoding PTS sugar transporter subunit IIA, with protein sequence MTTVTSPLAGQAIGLAAVPDPVFSGAMVGPGTAIDPERGPSEAVSPVTGIIVSLHPHAFVVVDDHGHGVLTHLGIDTVQLNGEGFELLVSKGDSVERGQAIVRWDPSAVEAAGKSPICPVVALEATPDSLSDLRETGDVQVGDSLFGWQ encoded by the coding sequence ATGACCACAGTGACGTCCCCTCTCGCCGGACAGGCCATCGGGCTCGCGGCAGTTCCCGATCCCGTCTTCTCCGGCGCGATGGTCGGTCCTGGGACCGCCATCGACCCCGAGCGCGGGCCCTCCGAGGCCGTGTCCCCCGTGACCGGCATCATCGTCTCGCTGCACCCGCACGCCTTCGTCGTCGTCGATGACCATGGCCACGGAGTCCTGACCCACCTGGGTATCGACACCGTGCAGCTCAACGGCGAGGGCTTCGAACTCCTCGTCTCCAAGGGCGACTCCGTGGAGCGCGGTCAGGCGATCGTCCGCTGGGACCCCTCGGCCGTCGAGGCCGCGGGCAAGTCGCCCATCTGTCCCGTCGTGGCCCTCGAGGCCACGCCCGACTCCCTCTCCGATCTCCGCGAGACCGGAGACGTGCAGGTCGGCGACAGCCTCTTCGGCTGGCAGTGA
- a CDS encoding CDP-alcohol phosphatidyltransferase family protein: protein MEVQETRVQTDRVLTIPNILSMARLVGVPLFLWLILLPEFGGPKADGWALLVLMLSGISDYLDGKLARRWNQISSLGRILDPAADRLYILSTLVGLTWREILPLWLTLALLAREAMLLVMVGILRRHGYPPPQVNFLGKAATFNLMYAFPLLLLSDGTGWLASLAAVFGWAFAGWGTTLYWWAGILYVVQVRRLVKADAAAD, encoded by the coding sequence GTGGAGGTCCAGGAGACCCGCGTTCAGACGGACCGGGTACTCACCATCCCGAACATTCTCAGCATGGCACGCCTCGTCGGCGTCCCGCTCTTCCTGTGGCTGATCCTTCTTCCCGAGTTCGGCGGGCCCAAGGCCGACGGCTGGGCACTGCTCGTGCTGATGCTCAGCGGCATCAGCGACTACCTCGACGGGAAGCTCGCCCGGCGCTGGAACCAGATCAGCAGCCTCGGCCGAATCCTCGACCCGGCCGCGGACCGGCTCTACATCCTGTCGACGCTGGTCGGCCTGACCTGGCGCGAGATTCTGCCCCTCTGGCTCACCCTGGCGCTTCTCGCCCGCGAAGCGATGCTGCTGGTGATGGTGGGAATCCTCCGGCGCCACGGCTACCCACCGCCCCAGGTGAACTTCCTGGGCAAGGCCGCCACCTTCAACCTCATGTACGCCTTCCCCTTGCTGCTCCTGAGTGACGGGACGGGGTGGCTCGCGTCACTGGCGGCGGTTTTCGGATGGGCATTCGCCGGATGGGGTACAACACTGTATTGGTGGGCAGGGATCCTCTATGTGGTCCAGGTCCGCCGCCTCGTCAAGGCGGACGCAGCGGCCGATTGA
- a CDS encoding DUF881 domain-containing protein — protein MSQPPPVRSTGSPPVRPDASMSLLTNVMEHSLDDGYAEAAARRAENGGLPKTLRARLGLAAGLVLAAAVVTVGAAEARVSAPVLAKERVELIDRVEAQTDSVDELERSVEALRADVQERQRKALSEDGGGHADLTGLLAGATPVEGPGVKLVVDDAKGTDQSGDGPRESSGFSDTGRVRDRDMQRVVNGLWESGAEAVAINGQRLTALSAIRAAGDAILVDNRPLVPPYTVLAVGDGEKLSTAFQDSADGLYLHALQESFGIRTRISAEESVRLPAAPSLIVRTAEPETDAAAPGGGQDAAETEKGTS, from the coding sequence ATGTCGCAGCCGCCCCCCGTTCGGAGTACCGGTTCACCGCCGGTGCGCCCCGACGCCTCCATGTCGCTGCTGACCAACGTCATGGAGCACAGCCTCGACGACGGCTATGCCGAGGCCGCCGCGCGCCGCGCCGAGAACGGCGGTCTGCCGAAGACGCTGCGCGCCAGGCTGGGCCTCGCCGCCGGGCTCGTCCTCGCGGCCGCCGTGGTGACCGTGGGCGCCGCCGAGGCGCGCGTCTCGGCGCCCGTGCTCGCCAAGGAGCGCGTCGAACTCATCGACAGGGTCGAGGCGCAGACGGACTCCGTGGACGAGCTGGAGCGCAGCGTGGAAGCGCTGCGCGCCGACGTCCAGGAGCGTCAGCGCAAGGCCCTGAGCGAGGACGGCGGCGGGCACGCCGACCTCACCGGCCTGCTGGCCGGAGCAACCCCGGTCGAGGGGCCGGGCGTCAAACTGGTCGTGGACGACGCCAAGGGCACCGACCAGAGCGGCGACGGGCCGCGCGAGAGCAGCGGGTTCTCCGATACCGGGCGGGTGCGCGACCGCGACATGCAGCGTGTCGTCAACGGCCTGTGGGAGTCCGGCGCGGAGGCCGTGGCCATCAACGGGCAGCGCCTCACCGCGCTGTCGGCGATCCGTGCCGCGGGCGACGCCATACTGGTCGACAACCGGCCGCTGGTGCCCCCGTACACCGTGCTGGCGGTGGGTGACGGCGAGAAGCTGAGCACCGCCTTCCAGGACAGCGCCGACGGGCTGTACCTGCACGCGCTCCAGGAGAGCTTCGGCATCCGCACGAGGATCTCGGCCGAGGAGTCGGTACGGCTCCCCGCGGCTCCGAGCCTGATCGTACGTACCGCAGAGCCGGAGACCGACGC
- a CDS encoding glycoside hydrolase family 31 protein: MNGRDLVRSVKSFGPLRGMREARAARRSRGAGAQPPERGPERARVPGAACEARPLPGGGVVRFARSELRIVVAVGGAVFCGWDGAEPAPSYGLAGEPPEPDPRAGIEPDKDGGWRVVSERVTVEVSRHGGVEIRTPGGVVLRRDLPPRWWEPVAGGPARWSLRSEVPPDARVFGLGGRASGVRLRETAYRLWNGGAAGPGAVEGAPPISMPVQTVVADAGTHLVFHDTTWGGRVTVREGQEGAGSGHDRPGTIEMRMDGGPLRSWVVVGSPARVLSGYAQLTGAPALPPSWALGRHHAGGTAADERRVRELAEESRERSVPLSAVHLGGPSDGGEPFALDGGLFPALPALAKDLAEDDVRLVRVVDPAVGVRPEGAVYAGGAAAGVFLRDADGGELRSGGGSGGAGRVHPDFTDPRARAWWAEWYEDLVAQGFSGVWHEPEGRGLAAAGGLPPVTPRVLEGRGGDGREAHNVAGTAMARAAWDGLRGCRPAERPFVVSRSGWAGMQRYGGAWCDEVPEGWPGLRAALSLVLGLGLSGVPLAGARTATAPDGLGGADGEHSAELSLRGVQLGAYLPLLLTAGGPEAAGPYADAVAAALRERERLRPYLVSLAHLSRLTGAPMVRPLWWGCPEDRALRDCEDAFLLGDSLLVAPVLEPGAVRRSVRLPRGRWYDTATERVFEGPGTVTPDAPPERIPVLARAGTVFAVRGADGAVELEVWAPAPGRKGGGLVVRDSGDGWAEPEIERYASGWDGGRVVVERWAGEDRVPVTKGLRVRGRPRGAA; the protein is encoded by the coding sequence ATGAACGGTCGTGACCTGGTGCGCTCGGTGAAGAGTTTCGGCCCGTTGCGGGGCATGAGGGAGGCGCGCGCGGCGCGGCGGAGCCGTGGTGCCGGGGCGCAGCCGCCGGAGCGCGGCCCGGAGCGGGCGAGGGTGCCGGGTGCGGCGTGCGAGGCGCGGCCGCTGCCGGGCGGCGGAGTGGTCCGCTTCGCTCGCTCGGAGCTGCGGATCGTGGTGGCGGTGGGCGGTGCCGTCTTCTGCGGATGGGACGGGGCGGAGCCGGCGCCCTCCTACGGTCTGGCCGGTGAGCCGCCGGAGCCCGATCCGCGGGCCGGGATCGAGCCCGACAAGGACGGCGGCTGGCGGGTGGTGTCCGAGCGGGTGACGGTCGAGGTGAGCCGGCACGGCGGGGTGGAGATACGGACGCCGGGCGGGGTGGTGCTGCGCCGGGATCTGCCGCCGCGCTGGTGGGAGCCGGTGGCGGGCGGTCCGGCGCGCTGGTCGCTGCGCAGCGAGGTGCCGCCGGACGCGCGGGTCTTCGGGCTGGGCGGCCGGGCGTCCGGTGTGCGGCTGCGGGAGACGGCGTACCGGTTGTGGAACGGCGGCGCGGCGGGTCCGGGGGCGGTGGAGGGTGCCCCGCCGATCTCGATGCCGGTGCAGACCGTGGTGGCCGACGCGGGGACCCATCTGGTGTTCCACGACACCACGTGGGGTGGCAGGGTCACGGTCCGGGAGGGGCAGGAGGGCGCCGGCTCCGGGCACGACCGGCCGGGGACGATCGAGATGCGGATGGACGGCGGGCCGCTGCGCAGTTGGGTGGTGGTGGGTTCGCCGGCCCGGGTGCTGAGCGGATACGCCCAGCTCACGGGTGCTCCGGCGCTGCCGCCGTCGTGGGCGCTCGGCCGTCACCACGCGGGCGGGACGGCCGCGGACGAGCGCCGGGTGCGGGAACTGGCGGAGGAGAGCCGGGAGCGGAGCGTGCCGCTGTCCGCGGTGCACCTGGGCGGCCCGTCGGACGGCGGGGAGCCGTTCGCGCTGGACGGAGGCCTCTTCCCGGCGCTGCCGGCCCTCGCCAAGGACCTGGCCGAGGACGATGTGCGGCTGGTGCGGGTGGTGGACCCGGCGGTGGGCGTGCGGCCGGAGGGCGCGGTCTACGCCGGCGGGGCGGCAGCCGGGGTGTTCCTCAGGGACGCGGACGGCGGGGAGCTGCGGAGCGGAGGCGGGAGCGGCGGGGCCGGCCGGGTGCACCCGGACTTCACGGATCCGCGGGCCCGTGCGTGGTGGGCGGAGTGGTACGAGGACCTGGTGGCCCAGGGCTTCTCGGGTGTGTGGCACGAGCCGGAGGGGCGGGGGCTCGCGGCGGCGGGCGGGCTGCCTCCGGTGACGCCCCGGGTGCTGGAGGGCCGGGGCGGGGACGGCCGGGAGGCGCACAACGTCGCCGGGACGGCGATGGCGCGGGCCGCCTGGGACGGGCTGCGCGGGTGCCGTCCGGCCGAGCGGCCGTTCGTCGTCTCGCGTTCGGGCTGGGCGGGCATGCAGCGGTACGGCGGGGCCTGGTGCGACGAGGTGCCGGAGGGCTGGCCGGGACTGCGTGCCGCCCTCTCGCTGGTGCTGGGCCTCGGTCTGAGCGGCGTGCCCCTCGCGGGGGCGCGCACCGCGACGGCTCCGGATGGGCTCGGCGGGGCGGACGGTGAGCACTCTGCGGAGCTGTCGCTGCGGGGCGTCCAGCTGGGCGCGTATCTGCCGCTGCTGCTCACGGCCGGTGGGCCGGAGGCCGCCGGGCCGTACGCGGACGCGGTGGCGGCGGCCCTGCGTGAGCGGGAACGTCTCCGTCCGTACCTGGTGTCCCTGGCGCATCTGTCCCGGCTGACCGGTGCGCCGATGGTCCGTCCGCTGTGGTGGGGGTGTCCGGAGGACCGTGCGCTGCGGGACTGCGAGGACGCCTTCCTGCTGGGCGACTCGCTGCTGGTGGCTCCGGTGCTGGAGCCGGGGGCGGTGCGCCGGTCGGTGCGGCTGCCGCGTGGGCGCTGGTACGACACGGCGACGGAACGGGTGTTCGAGGGGCCGGGGACCGTGACGCCGGACGCGCCGCCGGAGCGGATCCCGGTGCTTGCGAGGGCCGGGACGGTGTTCGCCGTGCGGGGTGCGGACGGCGCGGTGGAGCTGGAGGTGTGGGCTCCGGCGCCGGGGCGCAAGGGCGGCGGGCTGGTGGTCCGCGACAGCGGTGACGGCTGGGCGGAGCCGGAGATCGAGCGGTACGCGAGCGGCTGGGACGGCGGCCGGGTGGTCGTCGAGCGCTGGGCGGGCGAGGACCGGGTGCCCGTCACCAAGGGGCTGCGGGTGCGTGGTCGGCCCCGCGGGGCGGCGTGA